A stretch of Lathyrus oleraceus cultivar Zhongwan6 chromosome 6, CAAS_Psat_ZW6_1.0, whole genome shotgun sequence DNA encodes these proteins:
- the LOC127096599 gene encoding probable histone H2B.3 → MAPKGEKKPAAKKPAEKAPVEPKAEKKIPKDSSSTDKKKKRNKKSVETYKIYIFKVLKQVHPDIGISSKAMGIMNSFINDIFEKLAQESSRLSRYNKKSTISSREIQTAVRLVLPGELAKHAVSEGTKSVTKFTSSD, encoded by the coding sequence ATGGCACCCAAGGGAGAGAAGAAACCAGCGGCAAAGAAGCCTGCAGAGAAGGCACCAGTAGAACCCAAGGCCGAGAAAAAGATCCCGAAGGATTCATCCTCCACCGacaagaagaagaagagaaacaAGAAGAGCGTTGAGACCTACAAGATCTACATCTTCAAGGTTCTTAAGCAAGTTCATCCTGATATTGGAATCTCCAGCAAAGCCATGGGGATCATGAACAGCTTCATCAATGATATCTTCGAGAAGCTCGCTCAGGAGTCTTCTAGACTCTCTCGCTACAACAAAAAATCCACCATCTCTTCCCGGGAGATCCAGACTGCTGTTCGTCTTGTTCTTCCCGGTGAGCTTGCCAAGCACGCCGTTTCCGAGGGAACCAAATCTGTCACCAAGTTCACCAGTTCTGATTAG